In a genomic window of Deltaproteobacteria bacterium:
- a CDS encoding SpoVR family protein, which translates to MTTPKPLPAHLQDMQAEIEGYAREYGLDFFPIIYEILDYKTMNEVAAYGGFPTRYPHWRFGMDYEQLSKGYEYGLQKIYEMVINTNPAYAYLLEGNSLVDQKTVMAHVTGHVDFFKNNYYFSKTNRKMIDGMANHAARVRRHIARHGIEAVENFIDVCLSLENLIDPMSPYIQRVRPKADSELDGEPDEPAEIPKLPAKGYMEDYINPPEFIEAQRRKQEAAKAKAKRFPEERQRDVLKFLIDYAPVERWQRDILEIIRDEAYYFAPQAMTKIMNEGWASYWHSKIMTEKAASAAEIIDYADACAGVLATSGARLNPYKLGLELFRHIEYRWDRGQFGKEWMECESLEEKQNWDRRTGLGRKKIFEVRRLHNDVTFIDEFFTLEFCYEQKFFTFGFNERSGNWEIMSREFKEVKRQLLQSLTNRGQPFIYVEDGNFENRGELLLLHRHEGLDLKMDYAADTLKNLMTIWSRPVNLLTKVDGKGRLLRFDNSGFSDKSADYPDGA; encoded by the coding sequence ATGACGACACCCAAGCCGCTGCCCGCGCACCTGCAGGACATGCAGGCGGAGATCGAGGGCTACGCCCGCGAGTACGGGCTCGACTTCTTCCCCATCATCTACGAGATCCTCGACTACAAGACGATGAACGAAGTCGCGGCGTATGGCGGCTTCCCGACGCGCTATCCGCACTGGCGCTTCGGCATGGACTACGAGCAACTGTCCAAAGGCTACGAGTACGGCCTGCAGAAGATCTACGAGATGGTGATCAACACCAACCCGGCCTACGCGTACTTGCTCGAGGGCAATTCTCTCGTCGATCAAAAGACGGTCATGGCGCACGTGACCGGTCACGTCGACTTCTTCAAGAACAACTATTACTTCTCCAAGACGAACCGGAAGATGATCGACGGGATGGCCAACCACGCAGCGCGCGTGCGCCGGCACATCGCGCGGCACGGCATCGAGGCGGTCGAAAACTTCATCGACGTGTGCCTGTCGCTCGAGAACCTCATCGATCCGATGTCGCCGTACATCCAGCGCGTGCGGCCGAAGGCCGATAGCGAACTCGACGGGGAGCCGGATGAGCCCGCGGAAATCCCCAAGCTGCCGGCCAAGGGCTACATGGAGGACTACATCAATCCGCCCGAGTTCATCGAGGCCCAGCGGCGAAAGCAGGAGGCGGCCAAGGCGAAGGCCAAGCGGTTCCCGGAGGAGCGCCAGCGGGACGTACTCAAGTTTCTCATCGACTACGCGCCGGTCGAACGCTGGCAGCGGGACATCTTGGAGATCATTCGCGACGAGGCCTACTACTTCGCCCCCCAGGCGATGACCAAGATCATGAACGAGGGGTGGGCGTCGTACTGGCACTCCAAGATCATGACGGAGAAGGCGGCGTCGGCGGCCGAGATCATCGATTACGCCGATGCGTGCGCGGGCGTGCTGGCGACGTCCGGCGCCAGGCTCAACCCGTACAAGCTCGGCCTCGAGCTGTTTCGCCACATCGAGTACCGATGGGATCGCGGCCAGTTCGGCAAGGAGTGGATGGAGTGCGAGTCCCTCGAGGAGAAGCAAAACTGGGATCGGCGGACCGGCCTCGGGCGGAAGAAGATCTTCGAGGTGCGGCGACTCCACAACGACGTCACGTTCATCGACGAGTTCTTCACGCTCGAATTCTGTTACGAGCAGAAGTTCTTCACGTTCGGCTTCAACGAGCGGTCGGGCAACTGGGAGATCATGTCCCGCGAGTTCAAGGAGGTGAAGCGCCAGCTACTGCAGTCGCTTACCAACCGCGGGCAGCCGTTCATCTACGTCGAGGACGGCAATTTCGAAAACCGGGGCGAGCTGTTGCTCTTGCATCGCCACGAGGGACTCGATCTCAAGATGGACTATGCGGCGGACACGCTCAAGAACTTGATGACGATCTGGTCGCGTCCGGTCAACTTGCTCACCAAGGTCGACGGCAAGGGACGGCTGCTGCGGTTCGATAACTCCGGGTTTTCCGACAAGTCTGCCGACTACCCGGACGGCGCGTGA